Proteins found in one Streptomyces sp. NBC_00461 genomic segment:
- a CDS encoding transglycosylase family protein, whose product MAVRGRHRRYQPKRINRASLTITVGGAGMAIPLIGTGTAHAADVSTWNKVAACESTDNWSINTGNGFYGGLQFTQSTWEAYGGTAYARRADLATKDQQIAVAEKVLDGQGPRAWPVCSVKAGLTRGGGTPDVRPAGGTSEGGSTAKKTSVRDVQPQTTPQSRAGAAEMYTVVRGDSLSEIADNERVRGGWRQLYAANRRTIGADPDLILPGQRLKLHQKAHETTRGDSKSSTEKASSVTEEKTSSATEHKSTTGSHSLVAPVHGSLGTAYHVAGSSWSKGYHTGVDFPVPTGTTVKAVAAGRVVSAGWGGSYGYQVVIRHSDGRYSQYAHLSAISVKAGQGVGSGQRIGRSGSTGNATGPHLHFEVRTGPGFGSDIDPVAYLRAGGVRI is encoded by the coding sequence ATGGCCGTACGCGGCCGGCACCGCCGGTATCAGCCGAAAAGGATCAACCGCGCCTCACTCACCATCACGGTCGGCGGCGCCGGCATGGCAATCCCGCTGATCGGCACCGGCACCGCCCACGCGGCCGACGTGTCCACCTGGAACAAGGTCGCCGCCTGCGAGTCGACCGACAACTGGAGCATCAACACCGGCAACGGCTTCTACGGCGGACTGCAGTTCACGCAGTCGACCTGGGAGGCGTACGGCGGCACGGCGTACGCGCGGCGCGCGGATCTGGCCACCAAGGACCAGCAGATCGCCGTCGCGGAGAAGGTCCTGGACGGGCAGGGGCCGCGTGCCTGGCCGGTCTGCTCGGTGAAGGCCGGACTGACCCGGGGCGGCGGCACCCCGGACGTCCGTCCCGCCGGGGGCACCTCCGAGGGCGGGAGCACCGCCAAGAAGACCTCGGTGCGGGACGTACAGCCGCAGACCACGCCCCAGTCCCGGGCGGGTGCGGCCGAGATGTACACCGTGGTACGCGGTGACAGCCTCTCCGAGATCGCCGACAACGAGCGTGTGCGAGGCGGCTGGCGGCAGCTGTACGCGGCGAACCGCAGGACGATCGGGGCGGACCCCGACCTGATCCTGCCGGGCCAGCGGCTGAAGCTGCACCAGAAGGCCCACGAAACGACCCGCGGCGACTCCAAGTCCTCGACGGAGAAGGCCTCTTCGGTCACCGAGGAGAAAACCTCTTCGGCCACCGAGCACAAGTCCACGACCGGCAGTCACTCCCTCGTCGCCCCGGTCCACGGCTCGCTCGGCACCGCGTACCACGTGGCCGGCTCCTCCTGGTCGAAGGGCTACCACACCGGCGTCGACTTCCCGGTGCCCACCGGCACCACCGTGAAGGCGGTCGCGGCGGGACGGGTGGTCAGCGCCGGCTGGGGCGGCAGCTACGGCTACCAGGTGGTGATACGGCACTCCGACGGCCGCTACAGCCAGTACGCCCATCTGTCGGCGATCTCCGTGAAGGCCGGGCAGGGCGTGGGCAGCGGGCAGCGCATCGGCCGCTCCGGCTCCACAGGCAACGCGACGGGCCCACATCTGCACTTCGAGGTGCGGACGGGGCCGGGTTTTGGTTCCGACATCGACCCTGTGGCCTATCTCAGGGCCGGCGGCGTCAGGATTTGA
- a CDS encoding DMT family transporter: MSALALSVLLSLVSAVAYAGGAIVQEHVAVSSPDQEYAPLRRPTWWAAVALNGLGGLLHVVALAYGPLSLVQPLGALTIVFALPMAALFVGRKAGATAWRGAIMATVGLAGLLSLVGSSESQSLDTAQRVGVAVVSGGVVLTLMIAGRAAHRHPAVRSMLLATGSGIAFGMSSVFTKTVAVDWTDGVSSTDLPSLAVIGVFATGGMLLSQASYRGAGLTAPLATLTVVNPVVAAAVGITMFGETFRYGTTGTALALSCGVVAAGGLILLTTERMARAAVQAAAPEEPAEPVTGPTPVGELAGPTPVEELLAMIPEQPATAALREEVLVPAQAGPTILAVAYDPYDQDDAEPTDPARYRFYGPFYGGSYVPMPGHDRHRERVKS, from the coding sequence ACGCGGGCGGGGCGATCGTACAGGAGCACGTCGCGGTGTCCTCCCCGGACCAGGAGTACGCGCCGCTGCGCCGGCCGACCTGGTGGGCCGCGGTGGCGCTCAACGGCCTGGGCGGACTGCTGCACGTGGTGGCGCTGGCGTACGGCCCGCTGAGCCTGGTGCAGCCGCTGGGCGCGCTGACGATCGTGTTCGCCCTGCCGATGGCGGCGCTGTTCGTGGGCCGCAAGGCCGGCGCGACCGCCTGGCGGGGCGCGATCATGGCGACCGTGGGCCTCGCCGGTCTGCTGTCCCTGGTCGGCTCCTCCGAGTCACAGTCGCTGGACACGGCCCAGCGGGTCGGCGTGGCCGTGGTCTCCGGCGGCGTGGTCCTGACGCTGATGATCGCGGGCCGGGCAGCCCACCGGCACCCGGCGGTGCGCAGCATGCTGCTCGCGACCGGTTCCGGCATCGCGTTCGGTATGTCCTCGGTGTTCACGAAGACCGTCGCGGTCGACTGGACCGACGGCGTGTCCTCGACCGACCTGCCCTCCCTGGCCGTGATCGGCGTCTTCGCCACGGGCGGCATGCTGCTGTCCCAGGCCTCGTACCGGGGCGCCGGACTCACGGCTCCACTGGCCACCCTGACCGTCGTGAATCCGGTGGTGGCGGCCGCGGTCGGCATCACGATGTTCGGCGAGACCTTCCGCTACGGCACCACCGGCACCGCGCTCGCGCTGAGCTGCGGCGTGGTGGCGGCGGGTGGCCTGATCCTGCTGACGACGGAGCGCATGGCGCGCGCCGCCGTGCAGGCCGCCGCACCGGAGGAGCCGGCCGAGCCCGTCACCGGACCGACGCCCGTCGGGGAACTCGCCGGACCGACCCCCGTGGAGGAGCTGCTCGCCATGATCCCCGAGCAGCCGGCCACGGCCGCCCTGCGCGAGGAGGTCCTGGTCCCCGCGCAGGCGGGCCCCACGATCCTGGCGGTGGCCTACGACCCTTACGACCAGGACGACGCGGAGCCCACCGACCCGGCCAGGTATCGCTTCTACGGCCCCTTCTACGGCGGCTCGTACGTCCCGATGCCGGGTCACGACCGGCACCGGGAGCGCGTCAAATCCTGA
- the gndA gene encoding NADP-dependent phosphogluconate dehydrogenase — MSTSAQIGVTGLAVMGRNLARNFARNGYTVALHNRTAARTHALVKEFGDEGDFIAAETAKEFVAALERPRRLVIMVKAGDPTDAVIQEFAPLLEPGDMIIDGGNAHFADTRRREHDLREQGIHFVGMGVSGGEEGALNGPSIMPGGPKESYDSLGPMLEKISAKAKDGSPCVTHVGPDGAGHFVKMVHNGIEYADMQLIGEAYQLLRDVAGYSPAQIAEIFRTWNTGRLDSYLIEITAEVLSHVDAATGEPFVDVVVDQAEQKGTGRWTVQIALDLGVPVSGIAEAVFARSLSGHAALREASRGLAGPTASPLSEAEAGAFADRVEQALYASKIVSYTQGFHEIQAGSEEYDWDIDLGAVSSIWRGGCIIRAAFLDRIRAAYDARADLPSLLSDETFAQEIAAAQDDWREVLVAATRQGVPTPGFAAALAYYDALRAERLPAALTQGQRDFFGAHTYRRTDRDGAFHTLWGGDRSEVSA, encoded by the coding sequence ATGAGCACTTCAGCCCAGATCGGCGTCACGGGACTCGCGGTCATGGGCCGCAATCTCGCCCGCAACTTCGCGCGCAACGGCTACACGGTCGCGCTGCACAACCGGACGGCGGCGCGCACGCACGCCCTGGTGAAGGAGTTCGGGGACGAGGGCGACTTCATCGCGGCCGAGACCGCCAAGGAGTTCGTGGCGGCCCTGGAGCGGCCGCGGCGCCTGGTCATCATGGTCAAGGCCGGCGACCCGACCGACGCGGTGATCCAGGAGTTCGCCCCGCTCCTGGAGCCCGGCGACATGATCATCGACGGCGGCAACGCGCACTTCGCGGACACCCGGCGCCGCGAGCACGACCTGCGCGAGCAGGGCATCCACTTCGTCGGCATGGGTGTCTCCGGCGGCGAGGAGGGTGCGCTCAACGGCCCGAGCATCATGCCGGGCGGCCCCAAGGAGTCGTACGACTCCCTCGGCCCGATGCTGGAGAAGATCTCCGCGAAGGCGAAGGACGGCTCGCCGTGCGTGACGCACGTCGGCCCCGACGGTGCCGGGCACTTCGTGAAGATGGTCCACAACGGCATCGAGTACGCCGACATGCAGCTGATCGGCGAGGCCTACCAGTTGCTGCGGGACGTGGCCGGATACTCCCCCGCCCAGATCGCCGAGATCTTCCGTACCTGGAACACGGGTCGCCTCGACTCCTACCTGATCGAGATCACCGCCGAGGTGCTGTCCCACGTGGACGCGGCGACCGGCGAGCCGTTCGTGGACGTGGTGGTGGACCAGGCCGAGCAGAAGGGCACCGGCCGTTGGACCGTCCAGATCGCCCTCGACCTGGGCGTCCCGGTCTCCGGTATCGCGGAGGCGGTCTTCGCCCGGTCCCTGTCGGGTCACGCGGCGCTGCGCGAGGCGTCCCGCGGCCTGGCGGGCCCGACGGCGTCCCCGCTGTCCGAGGCCGAGGCGGGGGCCTTCGCCGACCGTGTCGAGCAGGCGCTGTACGCGTCGAAGATCGTCTCCTACACGCAGGGCTTCCACGAGATCCAGGCAGGCAGCGAGGAGTACGACTGGGACATCGACCTCGGCGCCGTCTCCTCCATCTGGCGCGGCGGCTGCATCATCCGCGCGGCCTTCCTGGACCGCATCCGCGCGGCCTACGACGCTCGCGCCGACCTGCCGAGCCTGCTGTCCGACGAGACGTTCGCCCAGGAGATCGCGGCCGCCCAGGACGACTGGCGTGAGGTCCTGGTCGCCGCCACCCGCCAGGGCGTCCCCACCCCCGGCTTCGCCGCGGCCCTCGCGTACTACGACGCCCTGCGCGCCGAGCGCCTGCCCGCGGCCCTGACCCAGGGGCAGCGGGACTTCTTCGGCGCGCACACGTACCGGCGCACGGACCGGGACGGCGCGTTCCACACGCTGTGGGGCGGGGACCGGTCGGAGGTGTCCGCCTAG